The Thalassolituus oleivorans MIL-1 genome includes the window AGGGAACAAGAACATGTTTACTACTGAGTGTTCAAAACCCATAAAGAAGAACAACATAATTGGCATCCACATGGCCAAAACTTTACCGCTTACTGAGGTGGAGATCATTGCGCCCACAACGCCCATTGATACCATCCAGTTGCATAGCATGCCGCGGATGAAAATAGTCAACCAACCGTCTACACCATGTTCGGCGTAACCTAAAGTACGCGCTTCACCAACAGAAGCGATCTTGGCACCCACAGCACCTGGATCCGTGTTGAAGCCCATTGTAAAAACAAAAGCCATCATAAAGGCAACCGTTAAAGCACCGGCGAAGTTACCGAGAAAAACTAAGCCCCAGTTACGCAATATGCCGCCGACGGTTACACCTGGACGTTTATCTAATAATGCTAATGGACACAAGACAAACACACCGGTTAATAAGTCGAAACCCATTAAGTACAGCATACAAAAACCGACAGGGAATAGAATTGCACCGATTAAAAACACACCCGTTTGGACCGCGACGGTTACCGCAAATGCCGCAGCCAATGCCAAAATCGCACCTGCCATATAAGCACGAATTAATGTATCGCGCGTCGACATAAAGATTTTAGATTCGCCTGCATCCACCATCTTGGTGACGAACTCCGCTGGAGCTAAATAAGACATAGTCTCACCTCATAAGGTTATTAAAAGTTAGTCAATCGTTTGGACAGCTTGGCTCGGAGCCAAAAAAAACGGCGTCCTCCCACAAACAAAAATTGCTCGTGAGATGGACGCCGTTATCCAGAATTCTTTAAATTGTAAGAGCCGCCGTTGGCTCACTAGTTAACATCACTGCATGAGCTATGCCATGTTTAATAATAAGAAAAATCCTGAGTTATTCTTCGGATTTTTTGCGGATTGAGCCAATATTTCGTTTGAGTGCTTTGATTGCTGCACTTCTAAAGTGCAGAGTTCGTTGTTTGCGCTTTAGATTGGTTCGTATCTCATTCTGCGCTCGTGTCCGATTTTGTCCCGCTGAC containing:
- a CDS encoding formate/nitrite transporter family protein, which translates into the protein MSYLAPAEFVTKMVDAGESKIFMSTRDTLIRAYMAGAILALAAAFAVTVAVQTGVFLIGAILFPVGFCMLYLMGFDLLTGVFVLCPLALLDKRPGVTVGGILRNWGLVFLGNFAGALTVAFMMAFVFTMGFNTDPGAVGAKIASVGEARTLGYAEHGVDGWLTIFIRGMLCNWMVSMGVVGAMISTSVSGKVLAMWMPIMLFFFMGFEHSVVNMFLFPSGIIMGGDFSIADYFIWNEIPTAIGNLVGGLAFTGLTLYTTHVLTKPKRNA